The following coding sequences lie in one Candidatus Limnocylindrales bacterium genomic window:
- the purB gene encoding adenylosuccinate lyase has product MIERYTRPEMGQLWTQENKFKTWLQVEILVCEALAELGKIPQEAVNRIRERAKFDVKRIEEIEKEVRHDMIAFLTNVGEFVGEDARYLHLGLTSSDVIDTALGIQLKQASEILENDIQHLLEVIKSRALEHKDTLMIGRTHGIHAEPITFGLKMAVWYTEMKRNQERLRRAKEMVSCGKISGAVGTFANIDPFVEAYVCQKAGLTPAPVSTQIVQRDRHGEFVSVLALIASSLDKFATEIRGLQKTEIREVEEPFYEGQKGSSAMPHKRNPVSCEQISGLARVVRGYVVAALEDIPLWHERDISHSSVERIILPDSTILLDYMLTHFTRILRDLRVYPENMKKNLGLTRGLIFSESLLLLLTTKGLSRERAYKLVQRNAMQVWDRGVEFKKLILEDPDIRTHLTEEEIEACFNLEHHLQRVDFIFQRVFG; this is encoded by the coding sequence ATGATCGAACGTTACACCCGCCCTGAAATGGGACAGCTTTGGACTCAAGAAAATAAATTTAAGACCTGGTTACAGGTGGAGATTCTGGTCTGTGAAGCCCTGGCGGAATTGGGAAAAATTCCTCAGGAAGCGGTAAACCGGATTCGAGAGCGTGCTAAGTTTGATGTCAAAAGGATTGAAGAAATCGAGAAGGAAGTAAGGCATGATATGATCGCTTTCCTAACCAATGTGGGGGAGTTTGTAGGAGAAGATGCCCGCTATCTCCATCTTGGATTGACCTCCTCCGATGTGATTGACACTGCGCTGGGGATTCAATTGAAACAGGCTTCGGAAATTTTAGAAAATGATATTCAACACCTGTTGGAGGTGATAAAGAGCCGGGCCCTGGAACATAAAGATACCCTTATGATAGGAAGAACCCACGGGATTCATGCAGAGCCTATTACCTTTGGTCTGAAAATGGCCGTTTGGTATACTGAGATGAAAAGGAATCAAGAAAGGCTTCGACGGGCTAAAGAAATGGTCAGTTGTGGAAAGATATCTGGTGCCGTAGGCACTTTCGCGAATATAGATCCTTTTGTGGAAGCTTATGTGTGCCAGAAAGCCGGGTTAACTCCGGCTCCGGTTTCAACCCAGATTGTTCAAAGGGATCGGCATGGGGAATTTGTATCGGTCCTTGCCCTTATTGCCAGTTCTCTGGATAAATTTGCCACGGAGATTCGAGGGCTCCAGAAGACCGAAATCAGAGAAGTTGAAGAACCTTTTTATGAGGGGCAGAAGGGTTCTTCGGCCATGCCTCATAAACGGAATCCTGTTTCTTGTGAGCAAATCTCGGGTCTTGCCCGGGTCGTTCGCGGATACGTTGTGGCAGCTTTAGAGGATATCCCGTTGTGGCATGAGCGGGATATCTCCCATTCCTCGGTAGAACGGATTATCCTCCCCGACAGTACCATTCTCCTTGACTATATGTTGACGCACTTTACAAGAATCCTTCGAGATCTGAGGGTATATCCTGAGAATATGAAGAAAAATCTAGGATTAACCCGTGGTTTGATTTTTTCTGAAAGCCTTCTGCTCCTCCTTACCACTAAAGGCTTATCCCGGGAAAGGGCCTATAAACTGGTTCAACGAAACGCCATGCAAGTCTGGGATCGAGGTGTTGAGTTTAAGAAATTGATTTTGGAAGATCCTGATATTCGCACCCACCTGACTGAAGAGGAAATCGAAGCCTGCTTCAACCTGGAACACCATCTCCAAAGGGTAGATTTTATTTTTCAGCGGGTATTTGGGTGA
- a CDS encoding penicillin-binding transpeptidase domain-containing protein yields the protein MYRKIELAFLSLEHRIIELFRLNRMSHNLIWLALGLILFVWFISKWLFSLHPQPDTEFVLIRDPSIASGHAEVYYEDGSFYLKPLHGKVFFNSQEVNRALLLKEGDQFILGHTILQLRDTHGWLPQLKVVGYYLNERLLNSKKISVGRSPRPEEENKWKPNDIVVSDTFFEPVQFWIFPIKGTSEATAPLSFFIENRGKKSIEIDHGDTQGWSSVRNKQPLKMGDKIRVGETILQFVPGRTGRGVELKILRGLTPSFRVYLDKRTILSGSDTIPGGYIPDALVDEEFLENVRRCIEARLIYLVHETQKPTSDRSEGAERKRWTQEGEGEESFLSFLRVKGFTKEGKLMAPEFDALTKREKQLLEGVFRFSPKEGSRLRWKRPFNRNQEDPHVFDGTELENFIIKDDELKGIYNFAARLSNPHKLQKELLVRRGVIYDRDQQTLPRLILSNPQVLEKVQLVSQSSAGANAVPIKGPVQFLLIDYDDPNTVLEINLNKPLESKIYVGSGYLFIPGVGRGLKPDLTTEIPKTPPTSKERIIVRRIANQVKLALGCLFSRPSGQAGTRHMPPPLPSDGVTDGEFPGSSLLPNYTCTEEKELADGETFEIGDLSFTYQKGGSGLLAGNKESDPDRPKAQDGGQTRYYPLGEKLVHVIGYDYPRSNFKANLEDIFDQVLLGEERKKPWYMFTSRSDRRVGNNLILTLDDDLQQIIYEALKKKLDELNRRVEEGKQKPDEPEMKDEGPDVESEEYSKEAVFRGAAVAINSDGEILASVSLPTYNPHNIHSILAALKESSLDNWNSSFINRAFHKTYPPGSTFKLIMSSLALENKDRFLWENKNYLIRDGAGGFYCTGVLSSFEGVRIGKPIPDFRGGKHGGPLHLEDALAQSCNNAFAFLALKAGSDLITQYAERYGFNQQDDLLPLSVFEGDVKAIGRINREEGDTLFALKSQVPLPEEDLQMSKVARMGIGQWEIQATPLEMALVAMTIGNSGLRPYPHLIKGIQDGETGQIKYFHYPDKKRVLSREAAEALKPMMQKVVQEGTAIRISLSKIPYYSLKHHVFGKTGTAEVQGENGKKSNIAWFLSVAPIENPKIAIALVIEKGAIISREPVMVARDIWEKTVLLYHDQFLPDNVETLKPSEHPTLQKPKEPKSLRR from the coding sequence ATGTATCGAAAGATAGAGCTTGCTTTTTTAAGCCTGGAGCATCGGATTATTGAGCTTTTCCGATTAAACCGGATGTCCCATAATTTGATCTGGCTGGCCTTGGGACTTATTTTGTTTGTCTGGTTTATAAGTAAATGGCTCTTCTCGCTGCATCCGCAACCGGATACAGAGTTTGTACTGATTCGAGATCCTTCCATAGCCAGTGGCCATGCAGAAGTGTATTATGAAGATGGCTCCTTTTATCTGAAACCCCTCCATGGAAAAGTATTCTTCAATAGCCAGGAGGTGAACCGGGCTCTTCTCTTAAAGGAAGGTGATCAGTTTATCCTGGGTCATACCATTCTTCAGCTCAGGGATACCCACGGTTGGTTACCTCAGCTTAAAGTTGTGGGGTATTATCTAAATGAGCGTCTGCTCAATTCAAAAAAAATATCGGTCGGGCGGTCCCCTCGTCCGGAGGAGGAAAATAAATGGAAGCCTAATGATATTGTGGTTTCGGATACCTTCTTTGAACCGGTTCAGTTCTGGATTTTTCCCATAAAAGGAACCTCCGAAGCAACAGCTCCCTTAAGTTTTTTCATTGAAAACCGGGGTAAAAAAAGTATCGAGATTGATCATGGGGATACCCAGGGTTGGAGTTCTGTTCGCAATAAGCAGCCCCTTAAAATGGGAGATAAAATCAGGGTCGGTGAAACCATCCTTCAGTTTGTTCCCGGTAGAACTGGAAGGGGAGTCGAATTGAAGATCCTTCGAGGTCTCACCCCAAGTTTTCGAGTTTATCTTGATAAACGCACGATTTTAAGCGGTTCAGATACCATCCCGGGAGGATATATTCCCGATGCCCTGGTGGATGAAGAATTCCTGGAGAATGTTCGAAGGTGTATTGAAGCCCGGCTTATTTATCTCGTACACGAGACCCAGAAACCTACCTCGGACCGAAGCGAAGGGGCAGAAAGAAAAAGATGGACGCAAGAAGGTGAAGGAGAAGAATCCTTTCTGAGTTTTCTACGGGTTAAAGGTTTTACAAAAGAAGGAAAACTCATGGCACCGGAGTTTGATGCGCTTACCAAGCGAGAAAAGCAACTCCTAGAAGGGGTATTTCGATTTTCCCCTAAAGAGGGCTCCCGACTCCGATGGAAAAGACCTTTTAATCGAAATCAAGAAGATCCCCACGTGTTTGACGGCACCGAACTGGAGAACTTTATCATAAAAGATGATGAGCTAAAAGGAATTTATAATTTTGCAGCCCGACTATCCAATCCCCATAAACTTCAGAAGGAACTTCTGGTCCGAAGGGGTGTAATATATGATCGGGATCAACAGACGCTCCCCCGATTGATTTTATCCAATCCCCAGGTATTGGAAAAGGTTCAACTGGTCAGTCAAAGTTCAGCCGGGGCCAATGCGGTCCCAATCAAAGGACCTGTCCAGTTCTTATTGATAGATTATGACGATCCGAATACCGTACTTGAAATCAATCTAAATAAACCCCTGGAGAGTAAGATATATGTGGGTAGTGGCTATTTATTTATCCCTGGGGTAGGAAGGGGTTTAAAACCCGACCTTACGACAGAGATCCCCAAAACTCCCCCGACCTCGAAGGAGCGTATCATTGTCAGACGAATAGCAAACCAGGTTAAATTGGCATTGGGTTGTTTATTCAGCCGGCCGTCTGGACAAGCTGGGACCCGGCATATGCCCCCTCCACTCCCGTCGGATGGGGTAACAGATGGAGAATTTCCCGGTTCAAGTCTGTTACCCAATTATACCTGTACAGAAGAGAAGGAATTGGCGGACGGGGAAACCTTTGAGATAGGAGACTTAAGTTTTACTTATCAAAAGGGAGGTTCAGGACTTCTAGCCGGAAATAAAGAGTCTGATCCCGATAGACCAAAGGCCCAAGACGGGGGACAGACCCGATATTATCCTTTAGGGGAAAAGCTGGTCCATGTGATCGGCTATGATTATCCCCGAAGTAATTTTAAAGCAAATCTGGAGGATATTTTTGATCAGGTATTACTCGGGGAAGAGCGTAAGAAACCCTGGTATATGTTTACTTCCAGGTCAGACAGGCGGGTAGGGAACAACCTCATTCTGACTTTAGATGATGATCTTCAGCAGATTATTTATGAAGCTCTGAAGAAAAAACTGGATGAATTAAATCGGCGGGTAGAGGAGGGAAAGCAGAAACCCGATGAGCCGGAAATGAAGGATGAAGGTCCTGATGTAGAGAGCGAGGAATATTCCAAAGAAGCTGTCTTTCGGGGTGCTGCGGTTGCCATCAATTCAGACGGAGAGATTCTGGCTTCTGTGAGCCTTCCAACTTATAATCCTCACAATATCCATAGTATTCTGGCTGCCTTAAAAGAATCTTCTTTAGATAACTGGAATAGCTCTTTTATCAATAGAGCCTTTCACAAAACCTATCCGCCGGGATCAACCTTCAAACTCATCATGTCCTCCCTGGCCCTTGAGAACAAAGATCGGTTCCTGTGGGAAAATAAAAATTACTTGATTAGAGATGGGGCTGGAGGATTTTACTGTACCGGAGTTTTGAGTAGTTTTGAAGGGGTCCGTATCGGTAAACCCATACCGGACTTTCGAGGTGGAAAGCATGGAGGACCCTTGCATTTGGAAGATGCTCTGGCCCAATCTTGTAATAATGCCTTTGCTTTCCTGGCTCTAAAGGCTGGAAGTGACCTTATTACCCAGTATGCCGAGCGATACGGGTTCAATCAACAGGACGATCTTTTACCTTTATCGGTATTTGAAGGGGATGTAAAAGCCATCGGACGTATCAACCGTGAAGAAGGGGATACTCTATTTGCTCTTAAAAGCCAGGTACCCCTCCCGGAGGAAGATCTCCAGATGTCAAAGGTGGCCCGAATGGGGATTGGACAGTGGGAGATCCAGGCGACCCCCCTGGAGATGGCTTTGGTAGCTATGACCATTGGAAACTCCGGCTTGCGCCCTTATCCCCACCTGATCAAAGGAATCCAGGACGGGGAAACCGGGCAGATAAAATATTTCCACTACCCGGATAAAAAACGGGTTCTCTCTAGGGAAGCGGCTGAAGCCTTGAAGCCTATGATGCAAAAAGTCGTTCAGGAGGGGACGGCCATTCGGATCTCCCTGAGTAAAATTCCCTACTACTCTTTAAAACACCATGTATTTGGGAAAACCGGTACTGCCGAAGTCCAGGGGGAAAACGGAAAAAAATCCAACATCGCCTG